TACCTAGTCCTgacctccattctgaattatcggggagcatccgggtacccagccccggcctctactagcttgctagtatgatgagcatccggatatccagtcctggcctcgatcatattaATGTATTACGATGAGTATTCGGGTACCAGTCCAGGCCTCGACTGCATCGATGTATTACAACGAAcatccgggtacctagtcccggcctcgattgtatttatgtattatggcaagcatttAGGTACTCAGTCCCACCCTTGGACACTATGAACATTCGAGCGAGTATCTGGGTCCTAGTCCTGATCTCGACCCCTAAttcacccctagatcgattaACTCTTGAagattttgggtttggaaatAATACAGTACTTCGGTTTttgacatcgcagattcttggttcctagccttggtagttgtagctattctatgtactcggcgggcttatgagGGTTCGTCctagtttttatttaacttgcacaAGAGTTTcctggctgggcttatggggacccagttgggtatagttagttgtagttctcataggtagtactcttttcccttttgatgtttatattgactcctatttaggctattcctctctttttcatattgtttttaccttttctactCATTCGTCCTATGAtgtctactgggtacctgttgtcttggtactcatactacactctgcatctactttaaTGATGCAAGACAgagcaccagctaccgccgtggatagattgagcctgttgcagtcagctttggagactagggtgagcacttggcatttttggatcattcctgtctgctttagtatggatggcccatcttttgccttttgagactagccagttgttgtatatatttttggtctactttcaggacttgtactcgtcttttattttatagcagcgCTATATTTGTGACTTCCCAGTTTTGGGAGGGATTTTTAGTTGTTTATgtcatattttggtttactttctcttattctttctgcctatctttataattcgccaCTTTGTTTAGTTTTTGCCCTCAAACctattacttgaagttccgggttgatgggttggcttacctaccgGGTGGTTATAGTAgttgccatcatgacctaaggaattgggtcatgaaaagttggtatcagagccctttcattggtctcacttgtatagagctaacTTCTAGTAGATTCTCGCGGATGGGTATGGAGAcatccgtaacttatcttcgggaggctacaagatatcattaggaacattctctatgttgtatcatttcgtgtagtgttgtgtcttattgatttcgtgaaatctcatttgttccactctttctCTAGGATAGTTCATACGCGCGGTACCCCTGGTTGTGATAACGCACCAAGGCCCGGTAGGCCTAGAGACTATCCTCGTGGGATAGGTAGGGGAGAAGCACCAGCTCCCGACCTGGAGATAGAGCTAGAGCTGGTAGAGGAGCATCAGGACGCTCCTATTCCTACTCAACCAGAGGGACCACCACTACCAGCATCGCTCCTAGCTGCACCAGTTATGAACCCAGCACTACAAGCAGTGATTGTGCAGCTTCTCACGGCTATTAGGGTTGTACCACATGCCCCGACCCCAGTAGCGGGCATACCAGCACTGCAGGATTTGCCCGTCCAGCTAGCACCTGAGGTTCGGCCGcctccaccagttgttgcacccccTCCAGCCATTCCGGAGGGTGTGATGTCATTACAggatcagaagatgttaggggtatttcagAGGTTTTTACCCCCGACATGTTCTGGAGCcattggcgaggatgccatAGAGTTTTTTACTACCTGTCAAGAAAAGCTCCATTCCTTGGGTCTTGTAGAGTCCAGAGGCGCCAACTTTACTACTCACAAGTTCAGAGGGGCAGCTAGACAGTGGTGGTGGTCTTATTTATAGTCCATGCCAGTTGGGTCACCACCATTGACATGGGCCTAGTTCTCAGAGGCATACCTGACtcgatacatccctaggagtgttAGGGACCAATTATGGGATCAGTTTACTCAGTTAGAGCAGGGCTACATAATGATTGCGGAGTATGAGGCCAGATTTTATCAGCTTTCCCAACATgctactatgattctacccactgaGGAGGAGCGGGTACAATGTTTTGTGCGTGGAATGAGACCTTACCTGAGGTTGGGGATTGATCACTTTGTTTCTGTGGGCCGCTCTTTTCTGGATATGGTGGATCATGCCTGCACGATCGAGATTATTCATCACTAGGCCTAAGAGGGCAGCGATAAGAGACCCAAGCATTAGGGTAGCTACAGTGGGTCCCATCctagaggccatgatagttataACAAGCCCCGCTAGCGGTTTCAGCAGGATAGGTACCAGCAGGGTCAGTCCAGTCGGCCTATTCAGGCCACCCTCCCAGCATTTGAGGGTAGTCAGCCCCGTTTGGTGGGTTCCATAGTAGGTAGAGCTTAAGGGTATCAGGTCCACTTCTTTCCTACCGCAGACGAGTTATCACGGGTCGCTCAGCTTCAGGATGCTTCGATTGTGGCTCATTAGAGCACTAGGCTAGGGAGTGTCTCATCCAGACTAGACCATTGATAGTAGCACCACCTTCACCAGGAGGTATATATCAGGGTCATGGTTGCGGCGATGGTTAACAGGGTGTTCGGGGAGGTTCTCGTGGAGGCAAGTCAGGTGGTAGGGCAAATATTTATGGGAAAGGCCGAAAGGGCCACTTTTATACTGCTTCAGTGAGGgaagaggctgaggcatcagatgatgttatcacatgtactattcttatttgtcagcagactactttagctttatttgatccaggttccatatattcctatgtgtctatatattttaatCCACGTGTGGGTACtgcttatgagtcacttgaggttccattgcatgttttgaccccggtaggggattctttagttgTAGATCAGGTTTCTAGATCTTGTGCAGTGACTATTTAGGGCATGAGACtcgggcagatcttattttacttgatatgctggactttgatgttattctgggcatggattggctatccccttATCATGCGGTTTTAaattgttatgccaagaccattacaTTATCCATGCATGGTATTCCCTCAGTCTTGTGGTAGGGAATTTATAGTCGCTCACCTAttgggatcatatcctttatgcgaGTCCGATGGTAGTTGCGTTCGAGTGCTTAGCGTACTTAGTATATGTTCGTGATATGTCCAACGAAGCTCTTACTATTGATTCAGTCcctgtggttagggagtatactgatgtcttccccACTGACCTACCTGGCCTACCCCATAGAGAGATATtaactttgccatagatttggagctaggaactaagcccatttctataccaccttaccgtATAGCCCCTGCAGAGCTTAAAAGCTTAGCGTGCaacttgaggatcttctaggtaagggatttatgtGTCGTCGTAGGGTGCACCCATCCTATTTtttaagaagaaagatgggactatgcggatgtgtgttgattacaggcaactgaacaaggtgacggtgaaaaaATATTGCCTCATGCCTTGtatcgatgatctattcgatcagcttcagggtgtgaccatgttttctaagattgacttgaggtatggctaccaccagttgcggATTAGAGCAGCCGACATTCCTAAGCCTttttttcggactcgttatggccactataAGTTCATTGTAATGTCTTTTTGGCTTACCAATGCCCCCGCGACTTtcatggaccttatgactcgagtattcaggccttatcttgacttttttatgattgtattcattgatgacatactGCTATACTCGCAAAGTAGGGAGGAGCATGTAcaacacttgagggttgtgctctaAACTTTGAGATATCAACAGCTTTATGCTAAATCCTCAAAGTACGAGTTTTGATTGGAGTCTATGACATTTCTGGGAAACGTAGTATCCATAGAGGGTATCAAGGTGTATTCggcgaagattgaggctattcatggTTGGGCTAGGTCCACATCTGTGAcagagattcggagttttattggattggctgggtattatagatgattcattgagggtttctctatTATTGCAGCCCTATTGACCCATTTGACCCACCAAGATATTCCCTTTGTGTGgtccgaggagtgtgagtcaagcttttgaaagcttaaagagttgcttaccaccgctcctgTTCTGACTCTGCCATTTGAGAGAGAGATATTTTcgatatattatgatgcttctagtataggtcttgggtgtgtactAATGCAGCGAGgctgagttattgcttatgcttccagacagtTGAAAGTgcacgagcgcaactaccctactcatgacctgGAATTGGCAGTGGTAGTTTTTACGCTCAAGATgtagaggcactacttatatggaaTTCATTATGTGATATATACAGATCGCCACAACTTATTGTACGTTATGAGTTAGACGGATCGTAATTCTAGACAGCGGTGCTGGATTGAGCTACTGGCcaattatgacatctctatcctctaccaccATGGCACGGCGAATATAGTAGTGGATGCCTTGAGCTGGAAGACAtggagtatgggtagtttagatTACTTTTCTCCTGCGGAGCGACCCCTATTCTTGGACATCCAGTATTTGGCTAATCGGATGTTCAGGTTGGAAATATCAGATTCTGGACCGATTTTTGCTTTTGTGGGATCTCGATCATCTCTATTGGATTAGATTTGTGGCTGGCAGTTTAAGGATggagcattggtagagcttcGAGAGTTAGTATTGCGAGGCGAGGGTGGCCAAGCTTCTATAGATTCAGATGGCATAATACAGTTCGATGGTCGCCTTTGTGTTTccagagttggagacttcattCAGTTGATCTTTTCACGAGGCCCAAGCTTCCAGATATTCTATCTATCTGGGcaccacaaagatgtatcaagatttaagacaacattactggtggtgtggtatgaaaagagatatagtTGAGTATGTATCCTATTATTTAAGTTGCCAGTgggttaaggccgagcatcagCGGCCTGGTGGAttctttcagagattacccattcccgagtgaAAATGGGAAtggattaccatggacttcatgaTGGGATTGCCTCGAACATCCAGAgctaatgatggtatttgggtaatcgttgatcgattgaccaagtcagcgcaTTTCTTGCCAGTATAGTCCACTTTTACTGCAAATCATCTAGCTCAaatctatattcaggaggtggtccATCTGCATGGGGTACCAATATCTATTATATCAAATAGGGAATCTTAATTTACTTCCTATTTTTAGAGGGCCTTTCaaagagagttgggcacccgggTTGATCTTAGTATGGCATTTCATCCACAGACCAACAGTCAgtcagagcatactattcaggttctagaggatatgctgcaagcttgtgtattagagttcaagggtcattgggagcagtacttagctttgccagagtttgcgtacaacaacatctatcactctagtattcagatggccccgtttgaggccttatatggtaggcgttgtcgcACTTCAGTTGGTTGGTTCTATTATTCAGAGCTTGGGCCGCACAGTACCGATTTACTTCAGGATGCCTTTGCTAAAGTTCGGGCTATTCAGGATAGGTTGAGGACAACTCAGAGTAGGCATCAAAGTTATGCTGATCGCAGGCGTCGGCCCTTGCGCTACGAGGTAGGAGATCAGGTGTTCTTACGGGTATCACCCTTGAAGGGCATAATGAGATTCGGCAGGCacggtaagcttagccccaggtatatcaGGCCcattgagattctgaggagagtttgcttatgagttggcttttCCACCAGCATTTTCATTTTCATCTATTACACCCtattttttatgtttctatGTTGTACCAGTACATTCCAGATGAGTTTCACCTGCTTCAGTATGActctgttgagttggatgatcgtctgacttttgttgaggagccagttgctattctagccagagatgttcACCAACTTCGTTCTAAGTCCATCCCCGTGATTAAGGTTTAGTGGCGCCATCGTTCTATCGAGGAGGCTACATAGGAGATCGAGAAGATGATGCGCAAgcagttccccagcttatttggCCATCCAGGTATACCCTTTTCCCTACTTTGGCGGAcggaagttcttttagtagtggaagttgtaatgaccctcaaggtcatttttggaatttttgtaaaatgaccattttacccctccctttagttgtcctgagtcatttctgattggtaccgggtgttgatttttagaaaatgctatgaaaagttaagtctttgaaaattttgagttttcataagttttaagtattaaaaagtggtatttggggtcaatcggagctacagGTCTCGAAACAGAATTTTGCCAATTCCAATAGCTCCAAAATGTCGAAATTGGCTTAGAAGACTTTAtgaaatcagttttggagttgtaacgaagttttgaggccctaagttgagaatttgaggaattttaagccaaggtttgactttggtcaacttttggagtttcgatgctcagAATAGAATTCCGATGACTCCATTGGATTCGAGAGATGGTTTTCTGTCTAGaaaaagtgttggttgaatttgaGAGGTCCTGAgtccattttgatattttgaaggtcTAAGTTGGTTTAGGTGCGACTTTTGAAttttgggtcaacgagatctcgaattcaaattctgatagttctatcagctctggaatgaccaaattaggctagaagcATGGTTGACTCAAGTATCAAGGTGATCGATAcaagtttggggtcatttgtcttttttaactttgaaagtttgcctatagttgactttggtcaatattcttgaaaaatacactcggatgaaaattctgataacTCAATTAGTTCCAGAATGTCTATTTTAGTCTATAATGATCCTTTGTTTGCTTTTCGAGGCTTtcagtctaatctcgaggcccattgtggaacgtggcttaaaatgactcttgggtgtgagacccactttctattaaaatgatctcgtatgggaagTTTGAAGacgccattgagtttggaacatcgaatttagtgtaGTAACATATGTGGATTACTTTTAATGGGTTCTGAACGAATTCTGAAcaccccgtcggagattttggacttttccaaaATCTGTGTTGCAGAAAATCTGGTGCAAGACCGTTTTTAGGTTTGGcctcaactttaaaaccccataatagctccaaattgggtgattctaaaggcaaacttgtgagatttttcgtggagaacgcattggggagcttgaaaaattatttggagcattcgattcaggtaaaaattatgatcttatttgcagcagtgtccatttttggaatgagtttttgaagaattttgaaaggttatttcttgacctatataaatccaattttggtgattcaagggtctaaattcaagaaaatttcgtGAGGAATCTTGTGGTGCTCTACGAAATACTAGAGAaagctttgtttgaggtaaaaatgtatttttagttACTAATTTAGTCTTTTTCAGAATacaattttgttgaattttggaagagtgtatcttggctAATATAACtctgttttgagtgattcttgaggctagattgtgggtttTTTCGCAAGGATCGTCATAGTGTAATTTGTTTAGATTAGAAGAGTCTCGTTTCTTCAGAATTAGCTAATTTTGATGCTGTCAATTTTGGTCTTCtagttggaatttatgagttttggttgcatgTTTGTCCCGCGTAGTTTTTCAccccaaattatgttataaatttgatttatgaacttggggtgacgtttagaacctattttgggggtcaaatccagaatttcatatgcgggtcccacattttccattttagatcttgaaattggtccgtctctaaaaattatgaaattagtgtctaaaagACCGTATCAACATTGTGGTTTTATTTTTGACAGCGTGGCAGTATTCCAATGCAgttcggaagggaaaagctccagcacagtgatttaaAGCCCGCAtatttagcctacaggtaggctacggtttatctttttttagattgagatgaaatgtgtgaaagcatgttgaaatagttggaatttttattgggtagtttaattgtatatctcaggtgttagaaatcatattttaggcttgttatcgggttttttgggtatttagaagcatgtgtatcttatcatTATTTGCAAAAAGAACACAACTGTTGCAAAAACTGGGattattataaggagagttgaatgagcatgttgttgatactatggattatgttggccttagtatagaaagtaaacttgctttagatgccccggcgTCACTCCGATGGacttagattcttgtagaatggtgtagcgggctagtgcctagtagctggccttagctaggtgatacccttgctcttaataaaAACCTCATCAATAACTcggtataatcgtgactttcgtAATGCATCGGCAATAATAGATTTCGTGATCATTGACTTTGGCTCtggttcaagttttggcggtATATCAATTGATTCATtggggaaaagatttttggctcttcataaaaaccaatcccggcctccattctgaattatcgaggagcatccgggtacctagcCCTGGCCTCTACCGGTTTGTTAGTATGATGAGCATTTGGGTACCCAATcttggcctcgatcatatcgatgtgttatgGCGAGTATTCGAGTACCCAGTCCTAGCCTtgatcatatcgatgtgttacggcGAGTATCCGGGTACCAGTCCAGGCCTTGACCGCATCTGTAATACCCCATAATCTTTTTCGCAAAGATTCGAATATTTCTTCACATGTGTGTAGACTCAAACCGAagaacttgtaattttatatgtgagttaggatcaattcctaagtattttaagagtgatagatgtggtttaggctaatgaaggatctctaacaccaagccgagtccaaaaAATTCCTTTcgactaagtttccgaatgagttagtataagagtcaacttcaaacgaccatatctcctacaATAAGATAAATTGGGTGgatcatgacctatcaaattaaaggtctttgagtcttttttccaacgccaccaagattgcattttttggggTTCGGAATCGaacgttatgaccattttaatAAAGACTATCACTGTAGGAATTTTAAGCCtagcgctccagtggcgcccggcgccactatagcacccgaaaccagcctcagtagtttgggtgttGGCGTGGCGCGCCAGCTATAGCGCCAGTAGTTTAGCCCATTTTCCAGTTTTGATGAAGGgaaacttggactttttctctaaatatatatacactaacttggaacattttgggattattttttttgtctttcacCTCCCCAAAACCCAAATCTTCATCCCCTATTCTcttccaaatcatctccaacaaaaatgtctctcaaaagctcaaggattcaagctttccattgaagacccaacaacaaggtttcttcaaaacctactctaaggtatgtaaggctaacctaaaatatggactgagttcttccatatgctccatagatgtgttggatgaaaatggtgaaaagcttgaaccttctatgaagattttcttgagattttcctaaactctagaatatttttatatactagtaattgattgatgattttcatgacttgaattattgaataattatctttcatgtttatttcataaaccgtagctacatattgactacaaatgattttttatctataaattcatatgtattgatggtgttcttgagttgagttttgttgagagtatggattcatgtattcattctcataaacccaagatgagatttgtttttgtcataattgtcttgaggttgagatttatgatgatgtttgatgatgatgtgaatgatgatgtttggtgatgatgtgaatggtggttatttaacatgggtagaatgattgatgaagaggtatgttgatgatgatgtttgaggtgaaatggattggagtctaatgtgactacattatatgtgatttgcataatttgatttgattggagttatatgagtataaattattgtttgagaaggagttttaaataaatgatttgtgaacatttttgtataaactatttatacactattttgagtttaaagaatgattattttcatctttgatttagaaagagtttgagcatgattggagtttgaaaagtctcttaattattattttgagcataagtatttggagtataaacgagttgacaatttttacattaaaacatctattttgagattatatcaattttaaagaaaagagtttgatggtttgagatgagttgatttgaaacaaggtccaatgaggccagatttgattgagttttgaaaagagtacaatgagactaaatgagttgatttgaaaataagtcctaagagactaaatgagtattttgagtattttactcacttgatagatatgagcatattgagtcttgggaggagtattgagtaCCGAATTGGGTatgagtatagtccatacttgaatcccatgaactacgtagccaacgtaggaaggtATTGTACCttgtcggatgtttccctattttattgtcctaaaataataggagttgattgattgatggatccatgattggttaattcattcataccctggcaaagtatgaatggatatggcaacaacgtctTGTACTATCACTTACttatatggtgatggttgtcggttagagaaactctcaattgagtggattgtgcttgatatgattggtttgattgagattgtatctgattgagttgatttgtaaattattgctaaattctaatttgcatatctattttgactttattgttgagttgattgtatgtgattggattgtaaacgattggataggattgaattggattgtacaagattggattggattgaatatgattggattggattagatgatatatgattggattggattagatgatatgtgattggattggattagatggtatatgattggtctctgtctaaactgtattcttattttagacctatgacaccttgattgagtatctcttatctttatgacttgagatatttgaatcggtattgtttcattctgccatattacatacttgtacatttcacgtactgacgtccatttggacctacatcatttcatgatgcagagacaggtttaagagatcatcaataggtgtaccgttgaggatctgttcacactcatcttattggtgagtc
This sequence is a window from Solanum dulcamara chromosome 10, daSolDulc1.2, whole genome shotgun sequence. Protein-coding genes within it:
- the LOC129869714 gene encoding uncharacterized protein LOC129869714; the protein is MDFMMGLPRTSRANDELGPHSTDLLQDAFAKVRAIQDRLRTTQSRHQSYADRRRRPLRYEVGDQVFLRVSPLKGIMRFGRHAFLGKLVSKDDIMVDPVKIEAIRDWARPTSTTDIRSFIGLVDYYKCIIEGFSTIVTSLTRLSRQSDLSQ